A region from the Brassica napus cultivar Da-Ae chromosome C8, Da-Ae, whole genome shotgun sequence genome encodes:
- the LOC106414355 gene encoding heterodimeric geranylgeranyl pyrophosphate synthase large subunit 2 translates to MEAQVLFLYLSLLALSLNFLFQYLKPRLSRMLQPSLETQAKAAILSRKEVAEFLDSPIVEVVEEEEDGDINTISSSTFDFDPYMASKAEAVNKALDEAIPVGEPLKIHEAMRYAVLAAGKRVRPILCLASCGLVGGEENAAMPAACAVEMIHTMSLIKDDLPCMDNDDLRRGKPTTHKAFGEGIAILSGGALLSLAFEHMTTAEISSERMVWAVRELARSIGTRGLVAGQAKDISSEGLELNDVGLEHLEFIHVHKTAVLLETAAVLGAIIGGGSDEEIESVRKFARCIGLLFQVVDDILDETKSSEELGKTAGKDQLLGKLTYPKLMGLEKSKEFVRRLTKDARQHLHGFSTEKVAPLVALTNFIANRNK, encoded by the coding sequence ATGGAAGCTCAAGTTCTGTTTCTCTATCTCTCACTCCTCGCTCTCTCTCTAAACTTCTTATTTCAGTATCTCAAGCCGAGGCTAAGCCGCATGCTCCAGCCTTCTCTCGAAACTCAAGCCAAGGCCGCCATTTTATCAAGAAAAGAAGTAGCCGAGTTTCTTGATTCTCCCATTGTGGAAGtagtagaagaggaagaagatggagatatCAATACGATTTCTAGTTCCACGTTCGATTTTGATCCATACATGGCGAGCAAAGCCGAAGCAGTGAACAAAGCTCTAGACGAAGCCATACCAGTCGGGGAGCCACTCAAGATCCACGAAGCCATGCGTTACGCGGTTCTTGCGGCCGGAAAACGTGTTAGGCCTATTCTCTGCCTCGCTTCCTGCGGTCTAGTAGGCGGCGAAGAAAACGCCGCGATGCCAGCGGCTTGTGCGGTTGAGATGATACACACCATGTCACTAATCAAAGACGACTTGCCTTGCATGGACAATGACGACCTGCGTCGTGGGAAGCCCACCACTCACAAAGCCTTCGGCGAAGGAATCGCCATTCTCTCCGGAGGAGCTCTCTTGTCTCTTGCGTTTGAGCACATGACAACGGCTGAGATATCCTCGGAGAGAATGGTTTGGGCGGTCAGGGAACTGGCTAGGTCCATTGGAACTAGAGGGTTGGTCGCGGGACAAGCCAAGGACATAAGTAGTGAAGGTTTGGAGTTGAACGACGTCGGTTTAGAGCATTTGGAGTTTATCCATGTACACAAAACCGCTGTTTTGTTGGAAACTGCTGCGGTTCTTGGAGCCATTATTGGTGGTGGGTCTGATGAAGAGATTGAAAGTGTAAGAAAGTTTGCAAGGTGCATTGGATTGTTGTTTCAGGTGGTGGATGATATTTTGGACGAGACCAAGTCGTCGGAGGAGTTGGGAAAAACCGCCGGAAAAGATCAGCTACTTGGAAAGCTGACGTATCCCAAGCTGATGGGGTTGGAGAAATCTAAAGAATTTGTTAGGAGATTGACTAAAGATGCACGTCAACATCTCCATGGGTTTAGTACGGAGAAGGTGGCACCTTTAGTAGCTCTTACTAATTTTATTGCCAATAGAAATAAATGA